From the genome of Lutzomyia longipalpis isolate SR_M1_2022 chromosome 2, ASM2433408v1, one region includes:
- the LOC129790813 gene encoding maternal protein exuperantia-like yields MPVVKEQRRSEQLSSIMLSRAGRRQLRRTSRNWDYSLFHRVRSITFQRFLAEQGFDMTKFQDIWGKDKRDGIKVAVAGLRELMEDDKKDLMDLLDCHFDPEKQIIKPVSRKTNKRRFQKRQTSRISSREIFKK; encoded by the exons atgccagttgtgaaggaACAGAGAAGGAGCGAACAGTTGTCATCCATCATGTTATCACGGGCAGGGCGACGACAATTGAGGAGAACCTCTAGGAATTGG GACTATTCTCTATTTCATCGTGTGAGGAGTATCACCTTTCAACGTTTCCTGGCGGAACAGGGCTTCGACATGACAAAGTTCCAGGACATCTGGGGGAAGGACAAACGCGATGGTATCAAAGTGGCCGTTGCGGGGCTACGGGAACTCATGGAGGATGACAAGAAGGACCTAATGGATCTCCTTGATTGTCATTTTGATCCAGAGAAGCAGATAATTAAGCCAGTGTCCCGGAAGACTAACAAAAGGCGCTTTCAGAAGAGACAAACTTCGAGAATTTCATCAagggaaatattcaaaaagtaa
- the LOC129790812 gene encoding repressor of RNA polymerase III transcription MAF1 homolog → MKLLESSRFEAINNALSIKKGDSTIVGRIESYSCKMVSADKALYKRFTSEQADLQALSPPQTLMDLSPAFSRGGGSMSGDEGVILCDTISRKTLFYLIATLNAAFEPDYDFSDAKSHEFSKEPSLQWVMNSVEANLSAVAGEQYHGLRSALWSAVDDEISLMDCDIYSYNPDLNSDPYGEPGCLWSFNYFFYNKKLKRIVFFTCRAMNEFCVRESGTSSDIAMEDDDYY, encoded by the exons ATGAAGTTGCTGGAGAGTTCACGCTTCGAGGCGATCAACAATGCGCTGTCCATCAAGAAGGGTGACAGCACCATTGTGGGGCGCATTGAGAGCTACTCGTGCAAAATGGTGAGTGCCGATAAGGCACTCTACAAGCGCTTCACGTCCGAGCAGGCTGATCTGCAGGCATTGTCGCCCCCGCAGACACTCATGGATCTCTCGCCGGCCTTCAGTCGTGGCGGCGGTAGCATGTCCGGCGATGAGGGGGTCATTCTCTGCGACACAATCTCGCGGAAGACCCTCTTCTACCTCATTGCCACCCTCAATGCTGCTTTTGAGCCCGACTATGATTTCTCCGACGCTAAG AGCCATGAATTCAGCAAGGAGCCATCCCTACAGTGGGTAATGAATTCCGTGGAGGCCAATTTGTCGGCCGTAGCTGGTGAGCAATATCACGGTCTCCGTTCGGCTCTCTGGTCCGCCGTGGACGATGAGATCAGCCTAATGGATTGCGATATCTACAGCTACAATCCGGATTTGAATTCTGACCCATACGGGGAGCCCGGATGTCTCTGGTCCTTTAACTATTTCTTCTACAACAAGAAGCTCAAGCGCATTGTTTTCTTCACATGCCGTGCAATGAA TGAATTCTGCGTTAGGGAGTCTGGGACTTCAAGTGACATCGCAATGGAGGATGATGATTACTactaa